The proteins below come from a single Verrucomicrobiales bacterium genomic window:
- a CDS encoding RHS repeat-associated core domain-containing protein: MEFQYTTNATTIKLNKVIDVDKREITFEYVQAGNYSNLISKVIAPHGLSSTMKYNSTGQLTNLTDVVGLSSSMQYSAGNLTSLITPYGTNTFTYFSTPNVMNAVKVTEQALRYHFFLYYQQVDGSKVPTSYASYVPSTTNAPYFSIPNTFDTEDSHKRNSFYWNPRNYEDLSSTVKTALNGGSFTVTDLTSGDYSRAKMQHWLKAYGSTNTSFTVSLIRESSPDGTTQGLIQWFDYPNKEGGAKDKEGTSGKACIGGNKLDTGESTFSCNERNFLGHTTNEVDTYTGLNGLVQVRTNQYVFDSNGIDLIKHIQLIGGTSRQVVSNAFNGNHQIITSFDALGQTNQYLYNANNQLVSSKGPSGLTVTNLYETSGTWSNFLKQTAQIEIASTNSYTYTNGYVYTMRDPRGLTITNSWDALGRLTNAAYSDGTSEKREYSKLDLAKVIDRRGGTNQFVYNGFRQKVLAVDPRNCTNSYSYCNCGVLDSATDPSGKTTTYTYDLKGRRTAVAFPAGGSVTNFYNAMGQVVRVGDSAGNNVTNCYNNQGLFCVASNASGRIKCITFDLENKPIEVLDANQLSTKTTFDSLGRSIGQTNANGKVETYLYSSLGLMVYGNQLSQATKYWYDAGGRKTSETNANGEVTSYTYSGGGDLIKLVDGKGQQTTWGYDSFGRVTSKTNAAGTEILRYKYDAEGNLTNRWSITKGDTGYAYDANRNLTLVKYPSGSTVTFQYDANNRLTNMVDSVGTTTYKYTDFGALLSEDGPWANDTVTYSYTTNRLRSKASLLQPSASPWEETYGYDLANRLTSAISPAGAFSYLYDPTCLQMVKQIGLPNGSSISNTFDTLGRLTGTYLKNGSATILNSHVYSYDDVNRRTKQTRTEGNFVDYSYDASGQLIAAFGKESGGTTNRVNERFGYFYDSAGNLNRRTNDALIQTFNVNNLNQLTSGSRSGTLTVAGTTTTPSTNVTVNSLAATLYTDSSFAKSGFSLVNGDNTFTAIGKDNLGRQDTQAITVNLPSAPSYSYDGNGNMLSDGKRILIYDDENQLTQVYETNKWRSDFLYDGKLRRRVTKEYQWVSSKWVQTNESRYVYDGNLVVQERDGGNQPLVSYTRGRDLSGSLQGAGGIGGLLARSDMALQTHVFYHADGNGNITALQDQKQIVVGKYLYDPFGSVLAMNGQMAEANRYRFSSKEAHVNSGLIYYLYRFYDPNLQRWPNRDPLGEVGEGNLYAFVSADPVNDLDYFGLIRAYGKNDGSIPTVVCDGKGGMRVDLGKNIPPGTPPCIVDCMRAHEEKHIEQARKLNPNVCKGKADGTLLRPKRKEQIIGEREAFQTEIDCVEKKCSSENCSADEMKERIEKLNDELNKWFRKKL; the protein is encoded by the coding sequence ATGGAATTTCAGTACACAACCAACGCCACCACGATCAAATTGAACAAGGTTATCGATGTCGACAAACGGGAAATCACTTTCGAATACGTTCAGGCAGGCAACTATTCAAACTTGATAAGTAAGGTGATCGCTCCTCATGGGCTTTCATCGACCATGAAGTACAACAGCACTGGTCAACTTACCAATCTCACCGACGTAGTGGGACTTTCCAGCAGCATGCAGTATTCGGCGGGCAATCTCACGTCCCTAATCACACCCTATGGGACAAATACCTTTACCTATTTTTCTACACCTAACGTGATGAATGCTGTGAAGGTGACCGAACAGGCCCTGCGATATCACTTCTTCCTCTATTATCAACAGGTGGACGGGAGCAAGGTTCCGACCAGCTACGCGAGCTATGTTCCAAGCACCACAAACGCTCCTTATTTTTCAATACCCAACACGTTCGATACCGAAGATAGCCACAAGCGGAACTCGTTCTACTGGAACCCTAGGAACTACGAAGACCTGTCCTCAACGGTTAAGACGGCGTTGAATGGGGGATCCTTCACCGTGACGGATTTAACCTCTGGCGATTACTCCAGGGCAAAGATGCAGCACTGGCTGAAAGCGTATGGTTCAACCAATACATCCTTCACGGTTTCTCTCATCCGTGAAAGTTCTCCAGACGGGACGACCCAAGGTTTGATCCAATGGTTCGATTATCCAAACAAGGAAGGAGGAGCCAAAGACAAGGAGGGAACTTCAGGCAAGGCTTGCATCGGTGGGAACAAACTGGACACCGGAGAATCAACGTTTAGCTGTAATGAGCGCAACTTCTTAGGACACACCACGAATGAAGTCGACACCTACACTGGACTCAATGGACTGGTGCAAGTGCGGACCAATCAGTATGTTTTTGATAGCAATGGAATCGATCTGATCAAGCATATCCAGCTCATTGGCGGGACTTCGCGACAGGTGGTGAGTAATGCCTTTAATGGAAATCATCAAATCATTACCTCCTTCGATGCCCTGGGTCAGACAAATCAGTATCTCTACAATGCGAACAACCAGTTAGTCTCTTCCAAAGGTCCGAGTGGGTTAACGGTTACGAATCTCTACGAGACGAGTGGCACGTGGTCGAATTTTCTCAAACAAACGGCCCAAATCGAGATCGCGAGCACCAATTCCTACACCTACACCAATGGGTATGTGTATACCATGCGGGATCCCCGTGGCCTAACGATTACGAATTCATGGGACGCCCTTGGTCGATTGACCAATGCGGCGTACTCGGATGGAACCTCAGAGAAACGCGAGTATAGTAAGCTTGACCTTGCAAAGGTCATCGATCGGCGTGGAGGGACAAATCAATTTGTCTACAACGGATTCAGGCAAAAGGTCTTGGCTGTCGATCCTCGGAACTGCACGAATTCCTATAGCTATTGCAATTGTGGAGTGTTGGATTCGGCAACCGATCCGTCAGGAAAGACCACCACCTATACTTATGACCTGAAGGGACGTCGAACTGCGGTGGCGTTTCCCGCCGGAGGATCGGTTACCAATTTTTACAACGCGATGGGACAGGTGGTGAGAGTGGGAGATTCCGCAGGTAATAATGTGACCAACTGCTATAACAATCAGGGGCTCTTTTGCGTCGCTTCCAATGCTTCTGGTCGAATCAAATGCATCACCTTTGATCTGGAAAACAAGCCGATCGAAGTGCTCGATGCGAACCAGTTATCGACGAAGACAACCTTCGACAGCTTGGGGCGCAGTATCGGTCAGACAAATGCCAATGGGAAGGTGGAGACCTACCTCTACTCCAGTCTCGGTCTGATGGTCTATGGCAATCAACTGAGCCAGGCAACGAAGTATTGGTATGATGCGGGCGGGAGGAAAACCTCCGAGACGAATGCCAACGGGGAAGTGACCTCCTACACCTATAGTGGTGGTGGAGATCTCATCAAATTGGTGGACGGTAAAGGGCAACAAACCACCTGGGGCTATGATTCGTTTGGACGAGTTACCTCCAAGACCAACGCAGCAGGCACAGAAATTCTTAGGTATAAATATGATGCGGAAGGCAATTTGACCAACCGGTGGAGCATCACCAAAGGGGATACCGGGTATGCTTACGACGCCAACCGAAACCTAACGCTGGTGAAGTATCCTTCGGGCTCAACGGTTACCTTCCAATATGACGCGAACAACCGCTTAACAAATATGGTTGATTCGGTGGGGACAACAACTTACAAGTACACTGACTTTGGAGCGTTGTTAAGTGAGGATGGACCCTGGGCCAATGATACCGTGACGTATTCCTATACCACCAATCGTCTGCGGAGTAAGGCGAGCTTGCTCCAGCCGAGCGCTTCTCCTTGGGAGGAGACCTATGGCTATGACCTCGCCAATCGCCTCACCAGCGCGATATCTCCGGCAGGTGCCTTCTCCTATCTGTATGATCCGACGTGTCTGCAGATGGTCAAACAAATCGGCTTACCCAATGGTTCCTCCATCAGTAACACGTTCGATACCCTGGGCAGGCTCACGGGGACTTATCTTAAGAATGGCAGTGCAACCATCCTGAACTCTCATGTCTATTCCTATGACGACGTGAACCGACGAACGAAACAGACACGGACGGAAGGGAATTTTGTTGATTATAGTTACGACGCCAGCGGTCAACTCATCGCGGCGTTTGGCAAAGAATCCGGAGGCACGACGAATCGAGTCAATGAGCGCTTCGGATATTTTTATGATTCTGCTGGGAACCTTAATCGGCGAACCAATGACGCCTTGATCCAAACGTTCAACGTCAACAATCTAAATCAACTGACTTCCGGCAGCCGTAGCGGAACCTTGACGGTAGCAGGAACGACCACTACTCCCTCCACGAACGTCACGGTTAATAGTCTGGCAGCAACGCTCTACACAGACAGCAGTTTCGCCAAGAGTGGATTCAGCTTGGTCAACGGCGATAACACCTTCACCGCTATCGGGAAGGACAACCTCGGTCGGCAGGACACGCAAGCGATCACCGTAAACCTGCCGTCTGCACCGAGCTATTCCTATGACGGCAACGGGAACATGCTTTCGGATGGGAAACGCATTCTCATTTATGATGATGAGAATCAATTGACCCAGGTCTACGAAACCAATAAGTGGCGCTCGGACTTTCTCTATGACGGCAAGCTGCGTCGCCGCGTCACCAAAGAGTATCAATGGGTGAGCAGTAAGTGGGTCCAGACGAATGAATCTCGATATGTCTATGACGGGAACCTGGTGGTTCAGGAACGCGACGGTGGAAATCAGCCTCTAGTAAGCTACACGCGAGGGCGCGACCTGAGTGGATCGCTTCAAGGGGCAGGCGGTATTGGAGGGCTTTTGGCTCGATCCGATATGGCTCTTCAGACCCACGTGTTCTACCATGCCGACGGGAACGGGAATATTACGGCTCTTCAGGATCAGAAACAGATTGTAGTCGGTAAGTATCTCTACGATCCCTTCGGAAGCGTCCTGGCGATGAATGGCCAGATGGCCGAAGCCAACCGATATCGGTTCTCCAGCAAGGAGGCCCATGTTAACTCAGGTCTGATCTACTACCTCTACCGCTTCTATGACCCGAATCTCCAACGGTGGCCAAATAGGGATCCACTAGGCGAGGTCGGAGAAGGTAACCTATACGCATTTGTTTCGGCGGACCCAGTGAATGACCTGGACTACTTTGGACTTATACGCGCTTACGGTAAGAATGACGGATCTATCCCTACTGTGGTATGCGACGGAAAGGGAGGCATGAGAGTAGACTTAGGTAAGAACATACCTCCTGGCACGCCACCGTGTATCGTCGATTGTATGCGTGCGCACGAGGAGAAACATATCGAACAAGCTAGGAAACTCAACCCGAACGTCTGTAAAGGGAAGGCGGACGGAACACTACTGCGCCCGAAACGAAAGGAGCAGATAATCGGGGAACGGGAAGCGTTCCAGACGGAAATCGAC